A window from Schistosoma haematobium chromosome 3, whole genome shotgun sequence encodes these proteins:
- the UBE2L3_1 gene encoding Ubiquitin-conjugating enzyme E2 L3 (EggNog:ENOG410V4SE~COG:O): MSAAVRRLKKEYETLINSSIKNVIRNVTYDEPNFLTWTGFIVLDEPPYNKGAFKIEITFPVEYPFKPPKVIFKTRIYHPNIDEKGQICLPIINPENWKPATKVEHVIQALVAMLHAPEVEHALRSDLAEEYAKDQKKFFKNAEEFTRKYAEKIPNL, encoded by the exons ATGTCTGCTGCAGTCCGTAGGTTAAAAAAG GAATATGAAACTCTTATCAACTCAAGCATCAAAAATGTGATTAGAAATGTAACATATGATGAACCAAACTTCCTAACATGGACCGGATTCATAGTTTTG GACGAACCTCCCTATAATAAGGGTGCTTTCAAAATTGAAATCACTTTTCCTGTTGAATATCCTTTCAAACCTCCTAAGGTGATATTTAAAACACGCATATATCATCCAAATATTGATGAGAAAGGTCAAATATGCCTACCAATAATTAACCCGGAAAACTGGAAACCTGCTACTAAAGTAGAACACG TTATTCAAGCACTTGTTGCAATGCTTCACGCACCGGAAGTTGAACATGCTCTACGTTCAGATTTAGCTGAAGAATATGCTAAGGATCAAAAGAAattcttcaaaaatgctgaaGAGTTTACACGGAAATATGCGGAGAAAATTCCAAATTTGTAA
- the ABCE1_1 gene encoding ATP-binding cassette sub- E member 1 (EggNog:ENOG410MYYR~COG:A): MTQPPTQEKLTRIAIVSSDKCKPKKCRQECKRSCPVVRMGKLCIEVTPNDKIAFLSEELCIGCGICSKKCPFEAISIINLPSNLEKEVTHRYGPNSFKLHRLPMPRPGEVLGLVGTNGIGKSSALKILAGKLKPNLGRFKNPPDWTEILTYFRGSELQNYFTKILEDNLKAVIKPQYVDQIPKIVSGEVKTLLNRKDDRGNQDHVLEMLDLQVVTERMVGDLSGGELQRFACGMVCVQKADIYMFDEPSSYLDVKQRLKTAIAIRELLEGTNYVIVVEHDLSVLDYLSDFICCLYGVPGAYGVVTMPFSVREGINIFLDGVVPTENLRFRETPLVFKVSETGNEEELKRTARYDYPTMYKSLGSFELTVEAGSFTDSEIIVMLGENGTGKTTFIRMLAGNLKPDGDEKCPVLHVSYKPQKISPKSEKTVQNLLLEKIRDSFTHPQFSTDVLKPLQMERLYDQQVMNLSGGELQRLAITLCLGQPADVYLIDEPSAYLDSEQRLHAAKVIKRFILHAKKTAFVVEHDFIMATYLADRVVVFDGQPGVKATATTPQNLVTGMNKFLQSLDITFRRDPTNARPRINKLNSVKDVEQKRSGNYFFLGD; this comes from the exons ATGACGCAACCCCCAACTCAAGAAAAGCTAACACGTATCGCCATCGTCAGCAGTGACAAATGCAAACCGAAAAAGTGTCGTCAAGAGTGTAAAAGATCATGTCCTGTTGTGCGCATGG GTAAACTGTGCATTGAGGTCACACCAAACGACAAGATCGCATTTTTATCAGAAGAATTGTGCATCGGGTGCGGCATTTGTAGCAAAAAATGCCCTTTTGAAGCCATCTCTATCATAAATCTTCCTAGTAATTTGGAAAAGGAGGTTACCCATCGTTATGGTCCGAACTCATTTAAGCTACATCGTCTGCCTATGCCGCGCCCCGGTGAGGTTTTGGGATTAGTTGGAACCAACGGTATCGGAAAGTCCAGTGCTTTAAAGATACTTGCCGGTAAACTTAAACCCAATCTTGGCCGGTTCAAG AATCCACCGGATTGGACTGAAATATTAACGTATTTCCGTGGTTCGGAACTACAGAATTATTTCACAAAAATCTTAGAGGACAATTTGAAAGCTGTTATTAAGCCACAATATGTTGATCAAATCCCTAAAATCGTATCTGGTGAGGTTAAAACCTTACTTAATCGAAAGGACGATAGAGGCAACCAAGATCACGTTTTAGAAATGCTTG ATCTTCAAGTAGTCACTGAACGTATGGTAGGCGATCTATCTGGTGGTGAACTTCAAAGATTTGCTTGTGGAATGGTTTGTGTCCAAAAagctgatatatatatgtttgatgAGCCTAGTTCTTACCTGGATGTCAAGCAGCGTTTAAAAACAGCTATAGCTATACGTGAACTACTGGAG GGTACAAATTATGTTATTGTTGTGGAGCATGATTTATCTGTTTTGGATTACTTGTCTGACTTCATATGCTGTCTTTATGGTGTCCCAGGTGCTTATGGGGTAGTCACTATGCCTTTTTCCGTTCGTGAaggaataaatatatttttggatGGTGTGGTCCCTACGGAAAACTTGCGTTTTCGAGAAACACCACTGGTTTTCAAG GTGTCCGAAACCGGTAACGAAGAAGAATTAAAACGTACAGCTCGTTACGATTATCCAACTATGTATAAAAGTTTGGGTTCATTCGAATTGACAGTGGAGGCTGGATCATTTACTGATTCTGAAATTATTGTAATGCTTGGTGAGAATGGCACTGGTAAAACTACATTTATTCGCATGTTGGCTGGTAATCTGAAACCTGATGGTGATGAAAAGTGTCCAGTTTTACATGTATCATATAAACCGCAAAAAATTAGTCCAAAATCAGAGAAAACAGTCCAAAATTTACTTTTGGAAAAAATCCGTGATTCATTTACACATCCACAATTTTCAACAGATGTGCTTAAGCCATTACAAATGGAACGACTTTATGATCAGCAA GTAATGAACTTATCTGGTGGTGAATTGCAACGATTAGCTATTACATTGTGCCTTGGCCAACCAGCTGATGTTTATCTAATTGATGAGCCATCAGCTTATTTAGATTCAGAACAGCGTTTACATGCCGCAAAAGTTATTAAACGATTTATACTGCATGCTAAAAAGACAGCTTTTGTTGTAGAACATGATTTTATTATGGCAACATATTTAGCCGATCGAGTTGTTGTATTTGACGGTCAACCTGGTGTTAAGGCTACAGCAACAAC tccacaaaatttagttactggtatgaataaatttttacaATCACTTGACATAACATTTCGACGCGATCCAACCAATGCTAGACCAAGAATCAACAAGTTGAATTCGGTCAAAGATGTTGAACAGAAAAGGAGCGGCAATTATTTCTTTCTTGGAgattaa
- the UBE2L3_1 gene encoding Ubiquitin-conjugating enzyme E2 L3, variant 3 (EggNog:ENOG410V4SE~COG:O) — protein MSAAVRRLKKEYETLINSSIKNVIRNVTYDEPNFLTWTGFIVLVIFKTRIYHPNIDEKGQICLPIINPENWKPATKVEHVIQALVAMLHAPEVEHALRSDLAEEYAKDQKKFFKNAEEFTRKYAEKIPNL, from the exons ATGTCTGCTGCAGTCCGTAGGTTAAAAAAG GAATATGAAACTCTTATCAACTCAAGCATCAAAAATGTGATTAGAAATGTAACATATGATGAACCAAACTTCCTAACATGGACCGGATTCATAGTTTTG GTGATATTTAAAACACGCATATATCATCCAAATATTGATGAGAAAGGTCAAATATGCCTACCAATAATTAACCCGGAAAACTGGAAACCTGCTACTAAAGTAGAACACG TTATTCAAGCACTTGTTGCAATGCTTCACGCACCGGAAGTTGAACATGCTCTACGTTCAGATTTAGCTGAAGAATATGCTAAGGATCAAAAGAAattcttcaaaaatgctgaaGAGTTTACACGGAAATATGCGGAGAAAATTCCAAATTTGTAA
- the UBE2L3_1 gene encoding Ubiquitin-conjugating enzyme E2 L3, variant 4 (EggNog:ENOG410V4SE~COG:O): MSAAVRRLKKDEPPYNKGAFKIEITFPVEYPFKPPKVIFKTRIYHPNIDEKGQICLPIINPENWKPATKVEHVIQALVAMLHAPEVEHALRSDLAEEYAKDQKKFFKNAEEFTRKYAEKIPNL, encoded by the exons ATGTCTGCTGCAGTCCGTAGGTTAAAAAAG GACGAACCTCCCTATAATAAGGGTGCTTTCAAAATTGAAATCACTTTTCCTGTTGAATATCCTTTCAAACCTCCTAAGGTGATATTTAAAACACGCATATATCATCCAAATATTGATGAGAAAGGTCAAATATGCCTACCAATAATTAACCCGGAAAACTGGAAACCTGCTACTAAAGTAGAACACG TTATTCAAGCACTTGTTGCAATGCTTCACGCACCGGAAGTTGAACATGCTCTACGTTCAGATTTAGCTGAAGAATATGCTAAGGATCAAAAGAAattcttcaaaaatgctgaaGAGTTTACACGGAAATATGCGGAGAAAATTCCAAATTTGTAA
- the UBE2L3_1 gene encoding Ubiquitin-conjugating enzyme E2 L3, variant 2 (EggNog:ENOG410V4SE~COG:O), which translates to MSAAVRRLKKEYETLINSSIKNVIRNVTYDEPNFLTWTGFIVLDEPPYNKGAFKIEITFPVEYPFKPPKVIFKTRIYHPNIDEKGQICLPIINPENWKPATKVEHDVLNRRLKNYQTICSGMFRYSLLKSSFIHIQII; encoded by the exons ATGTCTGCTGCAGTCCGTAGGTTAAAAAAG GAATATGAAACTCTTATCAACTCAAGCATCAAAAATGTGATTAGAAATGTAACATATGATGAACCAAACTTCCTAACATGGACCGGATTCATAGTTTTG GACGAACCTCCCTATAATAAGGGTGCTTTCAAAATTGAAATCACTTTTCCTGTTGAATATCCTTTCAAACCTCCTAAGGTGATATTTAAAACACGCATATATCATCCAAATATTGATGAGAAAGGTCAAATATGCCTACCAATAATTAACCCGGAAAACTGGAAACCTGCTACTAAAGTAGAACACG ATGTTCTTAACAGGCGTTTGAAAAATTACCAAACAATTTGTTCAGGTATGTTTCGTTATAGCCTCCTGAAATCAAGTTTTATCCATATTCAAATTATCTGA
- the ABCE1_1 gene encoding ATP-binding cassette sub- E member 1, variant 3 (EggNog:ENOG410V6R4~COG:A) encodes MVGDLSGGELQRFACGMVCVQKADIYMFDEPSSYLDVKQRLKTAIAIRELLEGTNYVIVVEHDLSVLDYLSDFICCLYGVPGAYGVVTMPFSVREGINIFLDGVVPTENLRFRETPLVFKVSETGNEEELKRTARYDYPTMYKSLGSFELTVEAGSFTDSEIIVMLGENGTGKTTFIRMLAGNLKPDGDEKCPVLHVSYKPQKISPKSEKTVQNLLLEKIRDSFTHPQFSTDVLKPLQMERLYDQQVMNLSGGELQRLAITLCLGQPADVYLIDEPSAYLDSEQRLHAAKVIKRFILHAKKTAFVVEHDFIMATYLADRVVVFDGQPGVKATATT; translated from the exons ATGGTAGGCGATCTATCTGGTGGTGAACTTCAAAGATTTGCTTGTGGAATGGTTTGTGTCCAAAAagctgatatatatatgtttgatgAGCCTAGTTCTTACCTGGATGTCAAGCAGCGTTTAAAAACAGCTATAGCTATACGTGAACTACTGGAG GGTACAAATTATGTTATTGTTGTGGAGCATGATTTATCTGTTTTGGATTACTTGTCTGACTTCATATGCTGTCTTTATGGTGTCCCAGGTGCTTATGGGGTAGTCACTATGCCTTTTTCCGTTCGTGAaggaataaatatatttttggatGGTGTGGTCCCTACGGAAAACTTGCGTTTTCGAGAAACACCACTGGTTTTCAAG GTGTCCGAAACCGGTAACGAAGAAGAATTAAAACGTACAGCTCGTTACGATTATCCAACTATGTATAAAAGTTTGGGTTCATTCGAATTGACAGTGGAGGCTGGATCATTTACTGATTCTGAAATTATTGTAATGCTTGGTGAGAATGGCACTGGTAAAACTACATTTATTCGCATGTTGGCTGGTAATCTGAAACCTGATGGTGATGAAAAGTGTCCAGTTTTACATGTATCATATAAACCGCAAAAAATTAGTCCAAAATCAGAGAAAACAGTCCAAAATTTACTTTTGGAAAAAATCCGTGATTCATTTACACATCCACAATTTTCAACAGATGTGCTTAAGCCATTACAAATGGAACGACTTTATGATCAGCAA GTAATGAACTTATCTGGTGGTGAATTGCAACGATTAGCTATTACATTGTGCCTTGGCCAACCAGCTGATGTTTATCTAATTGATGAGCCATCAGCTTATTTAGATTCAGAACAGCGTTTACATGCCGCAAAAGTTATTAAACGATTTATACTGCATGCTAAAAAGACAGCTTTTGTTGTAGAACATGATTTTATTATGGCAACATATTTAGCCGATCGAGTTGTTGTATTTGACGGTCAACCTGGTGTTAAGGCTACAGCAACAACGTGA
- the ABCE1_1 gene encoding ATP-binding cassette sub- E member 1, variant 2 (EggNog:ENOG410V6R4~COG:A), with translation MLDLQVVTERMVGDLSGGELQRFACGMVCVQKADIYMFDEPSSYLDVKQRLKTAIAIRELLEGTNYVIVVEHDLSVLDYLSDFICCLYGVPGAYGVVTMPFSVREGINIFLDGVVPTENLRFRETPLVFKVSETGNEEELKRTARYDYPTMYKSLGSFELTVEAGSFTDSEIIVMLGENGTGKTTFIRMLAGNLKPDGDEKCPVLHVSYKPQKISPKSEKTVQNLLLEKIRDSFTHPQFSTDVLKPLQMERLYDQQVMNLSGGELQRLAITLCLGQPADVYLIDEPSAYLDSEQRLHAAKVIKRFILHAKKTAFVVEHDFIMATYLADRVVVFDGQPGVKATATT, from the exons ATGCTTG ATCTTCAAGTAGTCACTGAACGTATGGTAGGCGATCTATCTGGTGGTGAACTTCAAAGATTTGCTTGTGGAATGGTTTGTGTCCAAAAagctgatatatatatgtttgatgAGCCTAGTTCTTACCTGGATGTCAAGCAGCGTTTAAAAACAGCTATAGCTATACGTGAACTACTGGAG GGTACAAATTATGTTATTGTTGTGGAGCATGATTTATCTGTTTTGGATTACTTGTCTGACTTCATATGCTGTCTTTATGGTGTCCCAGGTGCTTATGGGGTAGTCACTATGCCTTTTTCCGTTCGTGAaggaataaatatatttttggatGGTGTGGTCCCTACGGAAAACTTGCGTTTTCGAGAAACACCACTGGTTTTCAAG GTGTCCGAAACCGGTAACGAAGAAGAATTAAAACGTACAGCTCGTTACGATTATCCAACTATGTATAAAAGTTTGGGTTCATTCGAATTGACAGTGGAGGCTGGATCATTTACTGATTCTGAAATTATTGTAATGCTTGGTGAGAATGGCACTGGTAAAACTACATTTATTCGCATGTTGGCTGGTAATCTGAAACCTGATGGTGATGAAAAGTGTCCAGTTTTACATGTATCATATAAACCGCAAAAAATTAGTCCAAAATCAGAGAAAACAGTCCAAAATTTACTTTTGGAAAAAATCCGTGATTCATTTACACATCCACAATTTTCAACAGATGTGCTTAAGCCATTACAAATGGAACGACTTTATGATCAGCAA GTAATGAACTTATCTGGTGGTGAATTGCAACGATTAGCTATTACATTGTGCCTTGGCCAACCAGCTGATGTTTATCTAATTGATGAGCCATCAGCTTATTTAGATTCAGAACAGCGTTTACATGCCGCAAAAGTTATTAAACGATTTATACTGCATGCTAAAAAGACAGCTTTTGTTGTAGAACATGATTTTATTATGGCAACATATTTAGCCGATCGAGTTGTTGTATTTGACGGTCAACCTGGTGTTAAGGCTACAGCAACAACGTGA